ATACCTGGTTGATAAGACACCCTATTTGAAGGCCTCACCGCATAAGAAACTGGAACTCCTCGGTTCGCTGGCGAAAAAGAACCTCGTGGACTGGTCTGTCTCCTTGACGTACGCGCGCATTTATGCGGGCGGCATCATAACCGGCGCCAAATCCTATCAGAACATGGCCCCCTTGGAGGCCTTGATCGCGCTCAAGAAGCTGAAGGATGAGGACCTGGTGGGCGAGCATTATAGAATTCCGACCGAAGGGGTCCTCGTCGCCGAAGCTCTGGCCATGGATAAAGAATATCAACAGGCCTCTCATTATGATCGGCTAGTGAAGTTGAGAGATTTGGAGCGGAAGGGCATTATTTCTTCTTTAACCAAGAAAGAATTCGAAAAGCTTTCGGTCTGGAGGATTCTTGTAGATGACCAGTCGTTCCTGAAAGCCGATGCTTCGGTGAAAAAGGACAGGATTTTGAAATTAAAGGCAGACGGCCTGATTTCGGCCTCTACGTCTTCGGACCTCAGAGCGATCTTTCGTCCTATGCCCCTGGCCTCACCTCGAGAAGCCAGACCCGCTCCCTTACCTCAAAAGATCACCCCCACTACAAAGCAATGAGGACCGTGGCCGTTGGTTATAGCGCAAAGACGTTGTGGGAGCCTCCCAAAGGCTGATCGCCATGTGAGTTGCGAGACGCGGGTGAGTAACCGGCAATTGTTGTGCATAAGGCTAAACCAATGAGAAAGGAAATTGAATGTGCGGAATAGCAGGATTCTTGAGCAATCAGGTTTGGCTTAAACAAACCGATTTATCGTGGCTCGACGGAATCTTACGCGACCTGGAAAAATGGCCGTCTTCCGCGGAGCCGCTGGAAAGCCTTGCGCATCCTCTCAAAGAACTTGTTGACAGATTTGATGACCTCATGTCTTTCGCCTTGCACCTTGCGCTCGTCGAAGACCCGGCAGTTCTCGGCCAAGTGGAAAAGATAGCAGCACTCCTGGAACAGGCCGAGAGCCGAATCGTTGAGTATATGGCCGAAAAAGGACGCACGGATGAGCTGGAGCAGGTCAGTGAAGATACCCGCGACTGTCTCTGGCAGATTAGAGAAGAGGTTTTGGGCAGCGTTGCACGAACCACCGGACTTATACCTGAGAGGTTCACCTCCGAGACTTTAACCCGCTCCCTGCGTTTTGTGGCCTGGGCAGTGGAAGGCGTTATGGAGAATTTGGACCGTCTTGAGGTCCGAGGCCGCGACTCTGCCGGGATCGCAATACAGTGTGGCTTGCCGTCCGCTCCTGCCTCTGTACCGGCGGGCTGCTCCATGACCCTACCCCTTGAGATACCGGAGAAGACCGAAGGCGGTGTCAAAAGCAGCGGCTCGGTCACGAAATTAGGCGATGGGCGAGAAGTGTACACGTTTGTATACAAAGTGGCCAACCTGGTGGGCCGACTGGGCGAAAATACCGCGGCGCTGAGAAGCGCGATCCAAAAAGACGAAGTCCTATGGACAGTGGCCGGCCTTACCGGCCAAGTCAATATCATTGCGCACACCAGGTGGGCCTCAAACGGAATCATAAGCTTGTCAAACTGCCATCCGGCGGACGGTATCCTGTGCGGGAGGGAGCACCAGGCCACGGTCAATGATAGCGAAGCGCAATTCGTACTCAACGGGGATGTGGACAACTATCACACGCTGATGGAAACGGTGGTCCACGGGCAAGGGTTCGCGATTGACCCGTTGGTCACCACCGATGCCAAGATTCTGCCGGTCTTTTACCGTCTTGGCACCGATCCTTCGGCCTCGCCTGAAACCAGATTTGCAGCCCTCATGAAGAGTTGTGAAGGGTCGCTTGCGGTCGTTATGCAGCATCCGGATTATCCTTCTTGCCTGTTCTTGGGCCAGAAGGGTAGCGGGCAAAGTCTTTTTGTGGGCCTGATCAAGGATGGGGTGATAATGGCATCCGAGGTCTACGGTCTTGCCTCACGAACTCGACGTTCATACGCGCTGAGCGGCACCGAGGGGGGAGGTACTCAGGTGACCGTGACGGTGGGGAATTCTGGGAACGTGCTGCTCCCCGGGAGGTACCTTGACGATGCCGGGCCGTTCGAAATGAAGGCAGACCCGATATACATTCACTCCAGAGACATTTATAGAGGTTCTTACAGCTACTACTTCGAAAAAGAGATCCACGAAGCTCCATCCAGCGTGCGCAAAACCATTAAAGGAAAATACCGCAAGGTGGGAGGCAAGATAGACTTCATCAGAGATGGCCACGGCACTCTTTCCGGCCTGGTGGCTCGCCTTCGAGATCCAAATTTGCCCTCCATAAAGCGAGTAATGGTCATAGGCCAAGGGACGGCTTCAATAGCCGCGATGGGGGTTGCCCACCTGGTGGAAAGGGGCCTGGCGAAAGCACGTATTAGCGTGGGTTGGTGCAAAGCCTCTGAAATGTCCGGCTTTCTAACGGACGATCCTTTGTCGGACACGCTGCTCATCGCAATCTCTCAGAGCGGAACAACTACGGATACCAACCGCACGGTGGACGTGGCAGGAGCACAGGGGGCCTGGATTCACGCCATCGTCAATCGGCGCAACTCGCCGCTTGTGGCCAAATCCAACTCGCACTTTTATACGGGCGACGGTAGGGACGTGGAAATGGCCGTGGCGTCAACCAAGGCCTTTTACTCACAAATTGCCGCTGGCAAACTGACCGCTTTGCTGCTGGCTCAAGAGTTCGGGACCCTCGAAGACGAAGAGATATATCAAGAAATTCATGAACTGGAGAGACTTCCTGCCGACATCGAGTGGGTGCTGAACCAGGACCAGGTTTTGAAAGACTGCGCTGAAAAATACGGACCCAGCAGTCGAAACTGGGCAGTCGTGGGAAACGGCCCAAACAAGATTGCGGCCGACGAAATCAGAATCAAGCTGAGTGAGCTTTGCTATAAGTCTATCCCATGCGACTTCACGGAAGACAAAAAGCATATCGACCTCTCCACAGAACCCCTGACGCTGGTGGTGGCTAATGACCTGCCGGAACAGATAGTTCAGGACACGGCGAAGGAAGTGGCCATTTTCAAGGCCCATAACGGGAAACCTATCGTTTTCTGTGCCCGGGGAGAGAAACGCTTCAGAGAGCCTGCGGAGAAACTCATCGAGTTGCCGGTCATAGGCGGTGGCCTGGGATTTGTGCTGGCCACCGTTGCCGGGCACATGTGGGGATTCTATGCTGCAAAAGCAATCGACGCCGGCGCGGAAGAATTCAGGAAGGCCCGCACCCTGTTGACCCAGATGCTGGAAGACCCCGAATCCTGGAACCCTGGCATCGTCCGAGCGCGGTTAAACGACCTGATGAAACTGGTCGCAACCGGGGAAATGAACGCCTCGCTGCCGGCTTCCACAGTCGCGGCCCTGTCAACCTATGCGGCCAGCCTGGAACCCGAACTCGCGCCCGCGGAATTCGCCAGGGAAACAATCGAAGAAGGGATCATCGTCCTCAGCAAAGCAGCGGAAGAGATGACCAGACCCGTCGATACCATTCGCCATCAGGCGAAAACCGTGACAGTGGGAATTTCCAGGCCTCAGGAGATGCTGCCCACGCTGATCATGACTGCACTGGAGTACCTCCCGGTCTTTCCTTCCCAAATCAGAGAGCAGGATCGCCGGATGCTTCGAGCGATTGCACCGATCGTTTCAGAGGTGACCGGCGGCATGCTTTACAGAAAGCTGCGAACGGTTGACGGGCAGCGTGCCG
This sequence is a window from Desulfomonile tiedjei. Protein-coding genes within it:
- a CDS encoding SIS domain-containing protein, with translation MCGIAGFLSNQVWLKQTDLSWLDGILRDLEKWPSSAEPLESLAHPLKELVDRFDDLMSFALHLALVEDPAVLGQVEKIAALLEQAESRIVEYMAEKGRTDELEQVSEDTRDCLWQIREEVLGSVARTTGLIPERFTSETLTRSLRFVAWAVEGVMENLDRLEVRGRDSAGIAIQCGLPSAPASVPAGCSMTLPLEIPEKTEGGVKSSGSVTKLGDGREVYTFVYKVANLVGRLGENTAALRSAIQKDEVLWTVAGLTGQVNIIAHTRWASNGIISLSNCHPADGILCGREHQATVNDSEAQFVLNGDVDNYHTLMETVVHGQGFAIDPLVTTDAKILPVFYRLGTDPSASPETRFAALMKSCEGSLAVVMQHPDYPSCLFLGQKGSGQSLFVGLIKDGVIMASEVYGLASRTRRSYALSGTEGGGTQVTVTVGNSGNVLLPGRYLDDAGPFEMKADPIYIHSRDIYRGSYSYYFEKEIHEAPSSVRKTIKGKYRKVGGKIDFIRDGHGTLSGLVARLRDPNLPSIKRVMVIGQGTASIAAMGVAHLVERGLAKARISVGWCKASEMSGFLTDDPLSDTLLIAISQSGTTTDTNRTVDVAGAQGAWIHAIVNRRNSPLVAKSNSHFYTGDGRDVEMAVASTKAFYSQIAAGKLTALLLAQEFGTLEDEEIYQEIHELERLPADIEWVLNQDQVLKDCAEKYGPSSRNWAVVGNGPNKIAADEIRIKLSELCYKSIPCDFTEDKKHIDLSTEPLTLVVANDLPEQIVQDTAKEVAIFKAHNGKPIVFCARGEKRFREPAEKLIELPVIGGGLGFVLATVAGHMWGFYAAKAIDAGAEEFRKARTLLTQMLEDPESWNPGIVRARLNDLMKLVATGEMNASLPASTVAALSTYAASLEPELAPAEFARETIEEGIIVLSKAAEEMTRPVDTIRHQAKTVTVGISRPQEMLPTLIMTALEYLPVFPSQIREQDRRMLRAIAPIVSEVTGGMLYRKLRTVDGQRADLTAEAPWVQVAARFGWCEGKASRYDEPRVAGGSKRTVLRVERAIWASGASGEENLVLVPLFDDEKGDGEGILLLHVTFVPECSIQQKLAVLRGLGNRYHDIIERIEEVSQGASLEDLLENISPRDLMLMPVDRLLA